One Saccharomyces eubayanus strain FM1318 chromosome XVI, whole genome shotgun sequence DNA segment encodes these proteins:
- the RSA1 gene encoding Rsa1p, which translates to MHYNNFGNGNNDGQPRLPKPTYSGTLSDDYDESKVKRQKTEPTLNVGFSSNLYSNTPYYENSWNTDYNSQLHTFTPHNQYYHPLPQSTQYEFQNSSSYTQNGIHPTNHDTRYPHHPEIPKQPSLYFEAAPPQNRNTNYRTSISYEDVTIPVAKKTKLVKQEKNMNATGTSEKNLKPTSRVPASLKFEENIIKKKNFPSSNVQDSLDSELDEDEDEQRQEGEGAGKVVLVPGTSIALVTDDDIKKWREERKKMWLLKISNNKTKHMQSMGIKEDELKGQPSILRESRKEKQFIQSIQNQVQRGNPKTDLNIKLIQREFANENSQILDFIKELGDANLLEYELTQEEKDVLFGTPEDNTRNNYKPNYRNRNANSNRGNFSRNR; encoded by the coding sequence ATGCATTACAATAATTTTGGAAACGGGAATAACGATGGACAGCCTAGGCTTCCCAAACCCACATACTCAGGAACATTATCAGATGATTATGACGAATCAAAGGTTAAAAGGCAAAAGACGGAGCCTACTCTGAATGtaggtttttcttccaatttgtATTCGAATACTCCATATTACGAAAACTCCTGGAATACCGATTATAATTCTCAACTTCATACTTTCACTCCCCATAATCAATATTACCACCCATTACCGCAATCGACCCAATAcgaatttcaaaattcttcaagttATACGCAAAATGGAATACATCCAACGAACCACGATACACGGTATCCACATCATCCAGAGATACCAAAGCAACCATCACTATATTTTGAAGCCGCTCCTCCTCAAAACCGTAATACTAACTATCGTACGTCAATTAGCTATGAAGATGTCACAATACCAGttgcaaagaaaacgaaactagtcaaacaagaaaagaacatgAATGCTACAGGTactagtgaaaaaaatttaaagcCTACAAGTCGGGTTCCAGCTTCACTTAAATTCGAGGAAAAcataataaagaaaaaaaattttccaagcTCTAATGTCCAAGACAGCCTTGATTCTGAACtggatgaagacgaagatgagCAGCGACAAGAAGGCGAAGGCGCAGGAAAGGTGGTTTTGGTTCCTGGGACTTCTATTGCATTAGTTACTGACGATGATATTAAAAAGTGGAGggaggaaagaaagaaaatgtggctattaaaaatttctaaCAACAAAACGAAACATATGCAAAGCATGGGTATAAAAGAAGACGAATTGAAGGGTCAGCCGAGCATTCTGAGAGAGTCtaggaaagaaaaacaattcaTTCAGAGTATTCAAAATCAAGTGCAGCGGGGAAATCCGAAAACTGATTTAAACATTAAATTGATTCAGCGAGAGTTCGCGAATGAAAACTCTCAAATTTTGGATTTCATAAAGGAACTGGGGGATGCCAATTTGCTAGAGTATGAGTTAacacaagaagaaaaggacgTACTTTTTGGTACCCCTGAAGATAATACTAGAAACAACTATAAACCAAACTACAGAAACAGGAATGCTAATTCAAATAGAGGCAATTTTTCTAGGAATAGGTAA
- the DDC1 gene encoding Ddc1p, whose protein sequence is MSFRATITDPGKQNIWFRAIYVLSTIQDDIKITVTTNELIAWSMNETDTTLCQIRFEKSFFEGYEFKPHEIVFGENGIQVIDDTYGDNHKLYSFRVNGKHLTTISRKPDSDGIKSFTIAVNNTSTCPESLANRLIVVIEMDSLIVKEYCPQFQPIKYDPIIIDLKYKRKFLDVFGTAASDRNPQEPLDPKLLEVFVSTERELTSALFNEDVESDIRKRNQLTAADEINYVCCSSTLLKNFLDNCNVNVTDEVKLEINVHKLSITAFTKAVYGKNNDLLRNALSMSNTISTLDLEHYCLFTTVDDEKEEKRSHSKRKEHTKSIVFKLKDFKNFITISPSWKSSQGGNDNISLWFCHPGDPILMQMQKPGVKLELVEVTDSNITDDSMGGKYIKAAISGPKEETGKQEVKEGYESPLRSRIALHRETQSTSVTSTRKSPLKTSSLVPGSGNAVTKSYRNNTAKKLFVEEQSQTMSYGGKSLFEQDILVNTNVNKERILKGSEAYQSNALKRSRNDIRNGAEDASQESTVAKRADTTVTWGRTLPTSDDGVSSNEVNKREMLKREKLKHLQGLMHSRNGSNNNKSQDDKEEEGGLGPTQVEKPRGLFD, encoded by the coding sequence ATGTCATTCAGGGCAACCATCACAGATCCGGGGAAGCAGAATATCTGGTTTCGTGCGATTTATGTTCTATCTACAATTCAAGATGATATCAAGATTACTGTGACGACAAATGAGTTGATCGCGTGGTCAATGAATGAAACTGATACCACGCTTTGTCAGATCAGATTTGAGAAGagtttttttgaaggatACGAATTTAAGCCTCATGAAATCGTGTTTGGGGAGAATGGGATCCAAGTCATAGACGATACGTACGGTGATAACCATAAACTATATTCCTTCCGAGTTAATGGAAAGCACTTGACAACTATTTCGAGAAAGCCAGACAGCGACGGCATAAAATCATTCACTATTGCAGTCAATAATACTTCTACATGTCCTGAGTCGCTCGCAAATAGGTTGATTGTAGTAATTGAAATGGATTCGTTGATAGTAAAAGAATACTGTCCTCAGTTTCAGCCAATTAAATATGATCCTATTATAATCGATTTGAAgtacaaaagaaaatttttggacgTTTTTGGAACCGCAGCTTCCGATCGGAATCCGCAAGAGCCGTTGGACCCTAAACTATTGGAGGTTTTCGTAAGTACTGAACGTGAACTAACATCTGCTCTATTTAATGAAGATGTTGAATCAGACATAcggaaaagaaatcaactAACAGCTGCTGACGAAATAAATTACGTCTGTTGCAGCTCAACACTGTTAAAAAACTTTCTAGATAACTGCAATGTAAACGTGACTGACGAGGTAAAACTAGAAATTAACGTCCACAAGTTGAGCATAACAGCATTTACTAAAGCAGTGTAcggaaaaaataatgaccTATTGAGAAATGCATTAAGTATGAGCAACACTATTAGCACATTAGACCTTGAACATTACTGCCTCTTCACAACCGTAGacgatgaaaaagaagagaagcgATCACATAGCAAGCGTAAAGAACATACAAAAAGCATTGTTTTTAAGCTAAAAgacttcaaaaactttataaCCATTAGCCCATCCTGGAAAAGTTCACAAGGTGGAAATGACAATATAAGTTTATGGTTCTGTCATCCAGGAGATCCTATTCTGATGCAAATGCAGAAGCCAGGTGTGAAGCTAGAATTAGTTGAAGTTACCGATAGTAACATCACCGATGATTCAATGGGAGGGAAGTATATAAAGGCAGCCATTTCGGGccccaaagaagaaaccgGAAAGCAAGAAGTCAAAGAAGGGTATGAAAGCCCGCTAAGGAGTAGGATTGCGCTTCATAGAGAAACCCAGTCAACTTCCGTCACTAGCACTCGGAAGAGTCCTCTAAAAACATCATCTCTTGTCCCAGGTAGTGGTAATGCGGTTACCAAGAGCTATAGAAATAACACGGCAAAGAAGTTATTTGTAGAAGAGCAGAGCCAAACTATGAGTTACGGAGGAAAGAGCCTGTTCGAGCAGGACATTTTGGTTAATACAAATGTGAATAAGGAAAGGATTCTTAAAGGTAGTGAAGCTTACCAGTCTAATGCGTTGAAGAGGTCTAGAAACGATATTCGTAATGGAGCCGAAGATGCTTCCCAAGAGTCAACCGTCGCAAAAAGAGCCGATACCACAGTGACTTGGGGAAGAACATTACCAACTTCGGATGACGGGGTTTCGTCCAACGAGGTCAACAAGAGAGAAATGCTAAAGAGAGAGAAACTAAAGCATTTACAGGGTCTGATGCATTCTAGAAATGGttcaaataataacaaaagtCAGGACGATAAGGAAGAGGAAGGCGGGCTGGGCCCTACGCAAGTTGAGAAGCCAAGGGGTTTGTTCGATTGA
- the OXR1 gene encoding Oxr1p gives MFGVKDAIFKIKRSFGGTDSSDSTAYTTANQSPSQMKDNHNPFRKKTTSNRTMVEDCTLPSVTLNGYFPSTKNKLLTPEMCDEIRSLMPTRIQLYTEWNLLYSLEQHGSSLHSLYSNVAPDSREFRRVGYVLVIKDRKNGIFGAYSNEAFHPNEHRQYTGNGECFLWKLDKVPDVNISEKEDPKKEDREERWRFSGYPFTGVNEFAIYCTSKFLSMGAGDGHYGLLCDDGLLHGVSNPCLTYGNDVLSAEGNKFSIVALEVWRVG, from the coding sequence ATGTTTGGAGTAAAAGATGctatattcaaaatcaaacgTTCCTTTGGGGGTACAGATTCTTCAGACTCCACTGCCTACACTACAGCAAACCAATCCCCCTCCCAAATGAAAGATAATCATAACccttttcgaaaaaaaacgacATCTAATAGAACCATGGTCGAGGACTGCACCTTACCATCAGTGACGCTGAATGGCTATTTTCCCTCAACTAAAAACAAGCTCCTTACTCCTGAAATGTGCGATGAAATAAGATCCTTAATGCCTACAAGAATACAACTGTACACAGAGTGGAATCTTTTATATAGTCTTGAGCAACACGGGTCTTCACTGCACTCTCTATATAGTAACGTTGCTCCAGATAGTAGAGAGTTTAGAAGAGTGGGGTACGTATTAGTAATAAAGGATCGTAAGAACGGGATCTTTGGAGCTTATAGCAATGAAGCATTTCATCCCAACGAACACAGACAGTATACTGGGAACGGAGAGTGCTTCTTATGGAAGCTAGACAAAGTGCCTGATGTTAATATATCTGAAAAGGAGGATCCTAAGAAAGAAGACAGAGAGGAAAGATGGAGATTTTCGGGTTATCCGTTCACGGGAGTTAATGAATTTGCTATATACTGTACGTCtaaatttctttcaatggGTGCAGGTGATGGCCATTATGGCCTTTTGTGCGATGATGGGCTCCTCCACGGTGTATCGAACCCTTGTCTAACGTATGGTAATGATGTTTTAAGTGCAGAAGGCAATAAGTTCTCTATAGTTGCTCTGGAAGTATGGCGAGTGGGATAG
- the RPL7B gene encoding 60S ribosomal protein uL30 gives MLTFFFFRKILTPESQLKKAKAQQKTAEQTAAERTARKAANKEKRAIILERNAAYQKEYETAERDIIQAKRDAKAAGSYYVEAQRKLVFVVRIKGINKIPPKPRKVLQLLRLTRINSGTFVKVTKATLELLKLIEPYVAYGYPSYSTIRQLVYKRGFGKINKQRVPLSDNAIIEANLGKYGILSIDDLIHEIITVGPHFKQANNFLWPFKLSNPSGGWGVPRKFKHFVQGGSFGNREEFINKLIKSMN, from the exons ATGctaacattttttttttttagaaaaatcTTGACTCCTGAATctcaattgaaaaaggcTAAGGCCCAACAAAAGACCGCTGAGCAAACTGCCGCCGAAAGAACTGCTCGTAAAGCT gccaacaaagaaaagagagccatcattttggaaagaaacgCCGCTTACCAAAAGGAATACGAAACTGCTGAAAGAGACATCATTCAAGCCAAGCGTGATGCTAAGGCTGCTGGTTCTTACTACGTTGAAGCTCAACGTAAGTTAGTCTTCGTCGTTAGAATCAAGGGTATCAACAAGATCCCACCTAAGCCAAGAAAGGTTCTACAATTGCTAAGATTGACTAGAATCAACTCCGGTACCTTTGTCAAGGTCACCAAGGCCACTTTGGAattgttgaagttgatTGAACCATACGTTGCTTACGGTTACCCATCCTACTCTACCATCAGACAATTAGTCTACAAGAGAGGTTTCGGTAAGATCAACAAGCAAAGAGTCCCATTGTCCGACAACGCTATCATTGAAGCTAACTTGGGTAAGTACGGAATCTTGTCTATTGACGATTTGATTCACGAAATCATCACYGTTGGCCCACACTTCAAGCAAGCCAACAACTTTTTGTGGCCATTCAAGTTGTCCAACCCATCTGGTGGTTGGGGTGTCCCAAGAAAGTTCAAGCACTTTGTCCAAGGTGGTTCTTTCGGTAACCGTGAAGAATTCATCAACAAGTTGATCAAGTCCATGAACTAA